One window of the Brevibacterium limosum genome contains the following:
- a CDS encoding ChaB family protein: MTRQPIDSTAAFLRDGYAFASRRCETEGTDLFTTRLFLKPTTFILGEEAAEIFYDGEHLTRAGAMPTSVQHLLQDEGSVQALDPPAHRRRKAAFLSLMDSGSIDRLGEIFEEEWALARDARSGPRRIVLHDFARAVLTRTACRWAGIDIEDTDVPRLTRELGLMVDRAGTKGPSNWKARRRRRGTENWATRQIEKVRRGDSSPSADTALAVFAHHTDADGQLLSPEVAAVELINILRPTVAVARFIVFAAVALTEHPRWREAFAADEESDLEPFVQEVRRFYPFFPVVPGRVRTPFGWRGHRFDVDDRVILDLYGTCHDRRLWADPGAFEPSRFRGFNWAEDPNTLIAQGAGRHDSDHRCPGEWSTVELLKRATRLLARDAAETPTQDLSIPLNRFPTLPRSGFVFHTGTHRSGQLRRRRPDASDPSRAGLSAPPTQLTETSNRPRRSCSTMPKTTKTGKPKESELPSTLEKSSKKAQRTFAKAYDSAIDQYGDEKRAHQVAYDALKHSYEKVGDKWEEKDSSGPSDAQSSGGKNTDRKTAGGVDAKASKEHLYEQAKRLKISGRSSMTKKELVDALEKESKRKTKQK, translated from the coding sequence ATGACGAGACAGCCCATCGACAGCACGGCCGCTTTTCTCAGAGACGGCTATGCCTTCGCGTCGCGCCGCTGCGAGACCGAGGGCACCGACCTCTTCACCACACGCCTGTTCCTCAAACCGACGACTTTCATCCTCGGTGAGGAAGCGGCGGAGATCTTCTACGACGGCGAGCACCTCACCCGTGCGGGAGCGATGCCCACGAGCGTCCAGCATCTGCTCCAGGACGAAGGCTCCGTCCAAGCCCTCGACCCACCGGCTCACCGCCGGAGGAAGGCGGCCTTCCTCTCGCTCATGGACAGCGGATCGATCGACCGCCTCGGCGAGATCTTCGAGGAGGAATGGGCGCTGGCCCGCGATGCCCGGTCCGGACCGCGTCGGATCGTCCTGCACGACTTCGCCCGCGCAGTGCTCACGCGCACCGCCTGCCGATGGGCGGGCATCGACATCGAGGACACCGATGTGCCTCGCCTGACCCGCGAGCTGGGCCTCATGGTCGACCGGGCGGGCACGAAGGGACCGAGCAATTGGAAGGCCCGGCGGCGCAGGCGCGGCACGGAGAACTGGGCGACCCGACAGATCGAGAAAGTGCGCCGAGGCGACTCATCGCCGTCTGCCGACACCGCGCTGGCCGTCTTCGCCCACCACACGGATGCCGATGGGCAGCTCCTGTCGCCGGAGGTCGCGGCCGTCGAGCTCATCAACATCCTGCGTCCCACGGTCGCCGTGGCCCGGTTCATCGTCTTCGCCGCAGTCGCACTCACCGAACACCCACGGTGGCGCGAGGCCTTCGCCGCCGACGAGGAGTCCGACCTCGAACCATTCGTCCAAGAGGTGCGGCGCTTCTATCCCTTCTTCCCTGTGGTCCCCGGACGAGTCCGCACACCTTTCGGGTGGCGCGGCCACCGGTTCGACGTCGACGACCGCGTCATCCTCGACCTCTACGGCACCTGCCACGACAGGCGTCTGTGGGCAGACCCCGGAGCATTCGAACCCTCACGCTTCCGCGGATTCAACTGGGCCGAAGACCCCAACACGCTCATCGCCCAAGGAGCCGGCCGACACGACAGCGACCACCGCTGCCCGGGCGAATGGAGCACCGTCGAACTCCTCAAGCGAGCGACGCGGCTCTTGGCACGCGACGCAGCCGAGACGCCCACCCAGGACCTGTCCATCCCGCTCAACCGCTTTCCGACGCTGCCTCGCAGCGGTTTCGTCTTCCACACCGGAACCCATCGGAGCGGACAGCTGAGAAGGAGGAGACCCGATGCATCCGACCCGAGCCGCGCCGGCCTGAGCGCACCGCCCACCCAACTGACCGAAACCTCGAACCGACCACGAAGGAGCTGTTCCACCATGCCGAAGACGACGAAGACAGGAAAGCCGAAAGAGAGCGAGCTGCCCTCGACGCTGGAGAAGTCGAGCAAGAAGGCGCAGCGGACCTTCGCCAAGGCCTACGACTCGGCCATCGACCAATACGGAGACGAGAAGCGCGCTCACCAGGTCGCCTACGACGCGCTCAAACACAGCTATGAGAAGGTCGGCGACAAATGGGAGGAGAAGGACTCCTCCGGCCCGTCGGACGCGCAGAGCTCCGGCGGCAAGAACACCGACCGCAAGACCGCCGGCGGAGTCGACGCGAAAGCCTCGAAGGAGCACCTCTACGAGCAGGCGAAGAGACTGAAGATCTCGGGACGATCGTCGATGACGAAGAAGGAGCTCGTCGACGCACTCGAGAAGGAGAGCAAGCGGAAGACGAAGCAGAAATGA
- a CDS encoding glucose-6-phosphate dehydrogenase codes for MDAMKNLVILGASSDLASRLLLPGLGSLLTVAPERRISVIGSSQTPDVDFQQVVTDAFDSVDARGPAVSYARESSSFIQCDVTDGESLGDLLSTIDTPACLYFALPPRITMQALDAMSALNLPEDLLLALEKPIGFDLDSAEEINAAVARLVPEEQTFRVDHFLNLPAVLDFMGLRFANQVVEPLLNRENVESIEIVFDESLGLEGRAAYYDGTGAFRDMMQSHLLQAMALVMMDPPSVFDHVELPALTAHVLRSTRIWDDDPATAVVRGRYTAGELDGRSLPAYTAEEGVDPANETETFGQVTLEVDTWRWSGVPVTLRSGKAIGSPRREIAVIFRRPPHTYSRFGEPSDLAPNILRISLDDECFGLDINLGGPSDQRGLATATARAEVEEPGLESYGGVLRGILDGDPTFSVRGDAAEEGWRIVEDILDAFDSGAVPLRDYRAGGAGPTAEKEPTGHNTASTSERRQR; via the coding sequence ATGGATGCCATGAAGAACCTCGTGATCCTGGGGGCCTCGAGCGATCTCGCCTCCCGGCTCCTGCTGCCCGGCCTCGGCTCGCTGCTGACGGTTGCGCCCGAGAGGCGCATCTCCGTCATCGGCTCGTCGCAGACACCGGATGTCGACTTTCAGCAGGTCGTGACCGATGCCTTCGATTCGGTCGACGCGCGCGGCCCTGCCGTCTCCTACGCCCGGGAGAGCTCTTCATTCATTCAGTGCGATGTCACAGACGGTGAGAGCCTCGGAGATCTTCTCTCGACGATCGACACCCCGGCGTGTCTGTACTTCGCCCTGCCTCCCCGGATCACCATGCAGGCGCTCGACGCGATGTCCGCTCTCAACCTTCCCGAGGATCTGCTGCTGGCTCTCGAGAAGCCGATCGGCTTCGATCTCGACTCGGCCGAGGAGATCAATGCCGCGGTAGCGCGGCTCGTTCCCGAAGAACAGACCTTCCGGGTCGACCATTTCCTCAATCTGCCCGCTGTCCTCGACTTCATGGGACTGCGCTTTGCCAATCAGGTTGTCGAACCGCTGCTCAACCGCGAGAACGTCGAGTCCATCGAGATCGTCTTCGACGAGAGCCTCGGACTGGAGGGACGAGCCGCCTACTACGACGGGACCGGCGCGTTCAGGGACATGATGCAATCCCATCTGCTTCAGGCCATGGCGCTGGTGATGATGGATCCGCCCTCGGTCTTCGACCACGTCGAACTGCCGGCGCTGACCGCCCACGTGCTGCGGTCGACGAGGATCTGGGACGACGATCCGGCGACAGCGGTCGTCCGCGGCCGCTATACGGCCGGCGAGCTCGACGGGCGCAGCCTTCCGGCTTACACGGCCGAGGAAGGCGTCGACCCCGCGAATGAGACCGAGACATTCGGCCAGGTGACACTCGAGGTCGACACCTGGCGGTGGAGCGGCGTTCCCGTGACGCTGCGCTCGGGAAAGGCGATCGGCAGTCCGCGCCGGGAGATCGCTGTCATCTTCCGTCGACCACCGCACACATACTCACGCTTCGGCGAGCCTTCTGACCTGGCTCCGAACATTCTGCGGATCAGCCTCGACGATGAATGCTTCGGGCTGGACATCAACCTCGGCGGCCCCTCTGACCAGCGGGGTCTTGCCACGGCAACGGCCCGTGCCGAGGTTGAGGAACCGGGACTCGAATCCTACGGGGGAGTGCTGCGGGGGATCCTCGACGGCGATCCGACGTTCAGCGTCCGCGGTGATGCCGCCGAAGAGGGCTGGCGCATCGTCGAGGACATCCTCGACGCCTTCGACTCTGGAGCCGTGCCCCTGCGGGACTACCGCGCCGGAGGCGCCGGGCCGACAGCCGAGAAGGAGCCGACGGGTCACAACACTGCGAGCACAAGCGAAAGGCGGCAGAGATGA
- a CDS encoding MarR family winged helix-turn-helix transcriptional regulator produces the protein MPSADSKAAGLTYFSNESEFSDRSALSESEIAECTALMEALRQWHEAERVLAEASRRYMQLNDSDMRTIRLLIRAQRQGLVVTPKDIAAAVGISSASTTKLIDRLVAGGHLVRVPHPHDRRTTSIEVTPETAQAAHESVGRQHARRFEVIAALDSQERETVLRFLCAMTEADRPQGVLADEASRGSGRGE, from the coding sequence GTGCCGTCCGCAGACTCGAAGGCAGCTGGGCTGACCTATTTCTCGAATGAATCGGAGTTCTCCGATCGCTCGGCCCTGTCCGAATCCGAGATCGCGGAGTGCACCGCCCTGATGGAGGCGCTGCGGCAGTGGCATGAGGCCGAACGCGTCCTCGCCGAGGCGTCGCGGCGCTATATGCAGCTCAACGACAGCGATATGCGCACCATCCGTCTGCTCATCCGCGCGCAGCGGCAGGGGCTCGTCGTCACCCCCAAGGACATCGCTGCGGCCGTCGGCATCTCCAGCGCCTCGACGACGAAGCTCATCGATCGCCTCGTCGCCGGTGGGCACCTCGTCCGGGTTCCGCACCCCCACGACAGGCGCACCACCAGCATCGAGGTGACTCCCGAGACCGCGCAGGCCGCACATGAGTCGGTCGGCCGCCAGCACGCGCGGCGCTTCGAGGTGATCGCGGCCCTGGACAGCCAGGAGCGCGAGACCGTGCTGAGGTTCCTCTGCGCCATGACCGAAGCCGACCGTCCGCAGGGCGTACTGGCCGACGAGGCGAGCCGAGGGTCTGGTCGCGGCGAGTGA
- a CDS encoding glycoside hydrolase family 15 protein, producing the protein MGTDRRGSNRTPLEDYALLSDKRTGALLSRQGSIDWLCCPRFDSPSVFSALLGEADDGRWLLSVPDGTVVERRYLDRTFIVKTIWQTAAGRVRVTDFLSAEADAQVKELDQRTRVIRRVECVEGSAAVEHDLRIVFDYGRATPWTRKVVSGTSEEPGLLSIAGPDALFLTGPALDPDSDAQRRRDRDHGGAETTSGQSRPDDAQGATASALVGHFEMSEGDVLEWMLTWHRSHLDAPDPIDVSQALEATAADWEEWASHISVRNRQEELVLRSLLVLRALTNEATGGIVAAPTTSLPEDFGGQRNWDYRFTWLRDASLTIGTLVDHDFTDGALHWRNWLLRAVAGDPDDVQIMYGIAGERKLDEDELHHLGGYENSRPVRVGNGAYAQYQSDVIGEVMLALSALRDAGVEEDEFSWALQKNLLSFVERNLDRKGHGIWEMRGSAQYFTHGRAMMYAAFDQGVRAVQDHGLSGPVGRWRSLRDRLYEEIMEHGFDEELDSFTQTYGNEEVDASLLQLPTTGLVAADDPQMLGTVKKIEEDLLDEHNMVRRYRTEAGLDGLPGNEYSFLMCSFWLVEQYAKSGRHEDGGKLMDALCGYASDLGLFAEEYDSASGRLAGNYPQAFSHLGLVRAVDALEGSPRYARA; encoded by the coding sequence ATGGGTACCGATCGTCGCGGCTCCAACCGCACACCGCTCGAAGACTATGCACTGCTCTCGGACAAGCGCACGGGCGCGCTGCTGTCCCGGCAGGGCAGCATCGACTGGCTCTGCTGTCCCCGGTTCGACTCCCCCTCGGTCTTCTCCGCCCTGCTCGGCGAGGCCGACGATGGTCGCTGGCTGCTGTCGGTGCCGGACGGGACAGTCGTCGAGCGCCGATACCTCGATCGCACCTTCATCGTCAAGACCATCTGGCAGACCGCTGCCGGCAGAGTCCGCGTCACCGATTTCCTCTCCGCGGAGGCGGACGCGCAGGTGAAGGAGCTTGATCAGCGGACTCGCGTCATCCGCCGAGTCGAATGCGTCGAGGGCTCAGCGGCCGTCGAACACGACCTGCGCATCGTCTTCGACTACGGGCGTGCCACACCGTGGACGCGGAAGGTGGTCAGCGGAACCTCCGAGGAGCCCGGCCTGCTGTCGATCGCCGGACCCGATGCGCTCTTCCTCACCGGGCCGGCCCTCGACCCGGACAGCGATGCCCAGCGGCGTCGCGACAGGGACCACGGCGGCGCAGAGACGACCAGCGGGCAGAGCCGACCCGACGACGCTCAGGGTGCGACCGCCTCAGCGCTGGTCGGACACTTCGAGATGTCCGAAGGCGACGTGTTGGAATGGATGCTCACCTGGCACCGGTCCCACCTCGATGCGCCGGACCCGATCGACGTCTCGCAGGCCCTCGAGGCAACGGCCGCCGACTGGGAGGAATGGGCGTCCCATATCAGCGTCCGCAACCGGCAGGAGGAACTCGTCCTCCGGTCACTGCTGGTCCTGCGAGCGCTGACGAACGAGGCCACCGGCGGCATCGTCGCAGCGCCCACGACATCGCTGCCCGAGGACTTCGGCGGGCAGCGCAACTGGGACTACCGCTTCACCTGGCTGCGGGACGCGTCGCTGACGATCGGAACTCTTGTCGACCATGATTTCACCGACGGTGCTCTGCACTGGCGCAACTGGCTGCTGCGCGCGGTGGCCGGGGACCCCGATGACGTGCAGATCATGTACGGAATCGCCGGTGAGCGCAAGCTCGATGAGGACGAGCTGCACCACCTCGGCGGCTATGAGAACTCCCGCCCCGTCCGAGTGGGGAACGGGGCGTACGCCCAATACCAATCGGATGTCATCGGGGAAGTCATGCTGGCGCTGTCCGCTCTGCGCGATGCGGGTGTGGAAGAGGACGAGTTCTCCTGGGCGCTGCAGAAGAACCTGCTCAGCTTCGTCGAACGCAATCTCGACCGCAAGGGCCACGGCATCTGGGAGATGCGCGGCTCCGCGCAGTACTTCACCCACGGCCGCGCGATGATGTACGCCGCATTCGACCAGGGAGTCCGAGCCGTCCAAGACCACGGGCTCTCGGGCCCGGTGGGACGATGGAGATCACTGCGCGACCGTCTGTATGAGGAGATCATGGAGCACGGCTTCGACGAGGAGCTCGACTCATTCACCCAGACCTACGGCAACGAGGAGGTCGACGCCTCACTGCTCCAGCTGCCGACGACCGGACTGGTCGCCGCCGACGATCCGCAGATGCTGGGCACCGTGAAGAAGATCGAGGAAGACCTCCTCGACGAGCACAACATGGTCCGGCGCTACCGCACGGAAGCCGGACTCGACGGTCTGCCCGGCAACGAGTACTCGTTTCTCATGTGCTCCTTCTGGCTCGTCGAGCAGTACGCGAAGAGCGGACGCCACGAGGACGGCGGCAAGCTCATGGATGCGCTGTGCGGCTACGCCTCGGACCTCGGGCTCTTCGCCGAGGAATACGACTCCGCTTCCGGACGTCTGGCAGGGAACTATCCGCAGGCGTTCAGCCATCTCGGCCTCGTCCGCGCCGTCGACGCCCTCGAAGGCAGTCCCCGTTACGCGCGGGCCTGA
- a CDS encoding SDR family oxidoreductase has protein sequence MSDQLTFQDPVRRFPDISPPKQDQPEPGLDAELIPGTDRGEDSYTGTGRLRGRRALITGSDSGIGSAVAIAFAREGADVALSYLPAEEEDAQHVCEVIRQAGRKAVPLPGDLSDPDYCREVVRRAVAELGGLDAVVNNAGRQIAVEDIADLTDEQWEDTFRTNIHAMFRVSQAALEHLEPGSTIVNSTSVQAYSPSAHLIDYASTKAAINNFTKGLATQLAPKGIRVNSVAPGPIWTPLQVSDGQPKDALPHFGKNTPLGRAGQPTELAPAYVFLTSSESSYVIGETLNVNGGQPTP, from the coding sequence ATGAGCGACCAGCTGACCTTCCAGGACCCCGTCCGACGATTCCCCGACATCTCACCGCCGAAGCAGGACCAGCCCGAACCGGGCCTCGACGCCGAGCTCATTCCCGGCACGGACCGCGGTGAGGACAGCTACACCGGCACCGGCAGGCTCCGAGGCCGCAGGGCACTGATCACCGGCTCGGACTCCGGCATCGGGTCCGCCGTCGCGATCGCCTTCGCCCGTGAGGGAGCCGATGTCGCTCTGTCCTATCTGCCCGCCGAGGAGGAAGACGCCCAGCACGTCTGCGAGGTCATCCGCCAGGCCGGTCGCAAGGCCGTGCCGCTGCCGGGAGACCTGTCCGACCCTGACTACTGCCGCGAGGTGGTCCGCCGGGCGGTCGCGGAACTGGGCGGACTCGATGCCGTGGTCAACAATGCCGGTCGACAGATCGCCGTCGAAGACATCGCCGACCTGACGGACGAGCAGTGGGAGGACACCTTCCGGACGAACATCCACGCGATGTTCCGGGTCTCCCAGGCCGCGCTCGAGCATCTCGAGCCCGGGTCGACGATCGTCAACAGCACCTCCGTGCAGGCGTATTCGCCGTCCGCCCACCTCATCGACTATGCGTCGACGAAAGCGGCGATCAACAACTTCACGAAGGGGCTGGCCACTCAGCTCGCTCCGAAGGGCATCCGAGTGAATTCCGTGGCACCGGGGCCGATCTGGACCCCGCTGCAGGTCTCGGACGGACAGCCGAAGGACGCCCTGCCGCACTTCGGGAAGAACACTCCGCTGGGCCGGGCCGGACAGCCGACGGAGCTGGCTCCCGCGTACGTCTTCCTGACCTCATCGGAGTCGAGCTACGTCATCGGTGAGACCCTCAACGTCAACGGCGGCCAGCCCACCCCCTGA
- a CDS encoding GPGG-motif small membrane protein, whose translation MAVILWIIAAILVISGIFAIFRKQILWGVVLIVVGCLVGPGGVSIFG comes from the coding sequence ATGGCTGTCATTCTCTGGATCATCGCAGCGATCCTCGTCATCTCAGGAATCTTCGCCATCTTCAGGAAGCAGATTCTCTGGGGAGTCGTACTCATCGTCGTCGGCTGCCTCGTCGGACCCGGGGGAGTGAGCATCTTCGGCTGA
- a CDS encoding DUF2231 domain-containing protein produces MKFLNTTMEKIESGRALDPLSAPLAKAVRKLTEFGPVKDALSGSWLGHPLHPMLTDVPIGAWSMATLLDLTGGEESAAAAKRLVGIGVLSAVPTAWSGASDWSETHGPAQRVGIVHAVANSVGASLQSASWLVRAKGRRKTGILLSLAGLSAVGVGGYLGGHLTYAQGVGVNRIPGRCAPRRHRRR; encoded by the coding sequence ATGAAGTTCCTCAACACGACCATGGAGAAGATCGAATCGGGGCGCGCCCTCGACCCGCTCTCCGCACCACTGGCGAAGGCTGTGCGCAAGCTGACGGAGTTCGGGCCGGTGAAGGATGCGCTGTCGGGTTCGTGGCTCGGGCATCCGCTGCACCCGATGCTCACGGACGTCCCCATCGGAGCGTGGTCGATGGCCACACTGCTCGATCTCACCGGTGGGGAGGAGAGCGCAGCGGCCGCGAAGAGACTCGTCGGAATCGGTGTGCTCTCGGCCGTGCCGACCGCCTGGTCGGGTGCCTCCGACTGGAGCGAGACCCACGGCCCGGCTCAACGGGTTGGCATCGTCCACGCGGTGGCCAATTCGGTCGGCGCCTCTCTGCAATCGGCCTCCTGGCTGGTCCGAGCGAAAGGGCGTCGGAAGACGGGGATCCTCCTGTCGCTCGCCGGACTCTCAGCAGTGGGAGTCGGCGGCTACCTCGGTGGGCACCTGACCTATGCGCAGGGAGTCGGGGTCAATCGGATTCCCGGGCGCTGCGCGCCGAGGCGACATCGTCGACGATGA
- a CDS encoding FUSC family protein: MPHDRSLEGYLRRPEFATDLLQIAKGVIAATGAWWVSDAVLDSQMPFLAPWTALLTVHATVYRSFSRGVQTTIASTIGVGVSFLIGNYLGVSLWTFALAMFVGLAGARLSWIRDEGVAIATTAIFVLGSGFDSQQPLLVDRLVELALGVAVGLVVNLLMVPPLRDRQAARYIDSVNRQMGEVLTDMSDQFSRSWGSDAAQEWFERTEAMSRELDSAWQTVRFARESRRINPRSAIRSRKLRRRLDSADSAERESYESILFRADEGISHLRNLARTLREASSSEREWNTWFRDEWASIVADAGRSIADPDADVEPIFDRLQQLSTDISQDRSLPETTWPIYGSLITSLRHIVVIVDDVASARSARESD, translated from the coding sequence ATGCCCCATGACCGCTCACTGGAGGGATACCTCCGACGGCCGGAATTCGCCACCGACCTGCTGCAGATCGCCAAGGGCGTGATCGCCGCCACCGGCGCCTGGTGGGTCTCTGACGCCGTGCTTGACAGTCAGATGCCGTTCCTTGCTCCGTGGACGGCGCTGCTGACGGTCCACGCCACCGTCTACAGGTCATTCTCTCGAGGGGTGCAGACGACGATCGCGTCGACGATCGGCGTGGGCGTGTCCTTCCTCATCGGCAACTACCTCGGGGTCAGCCTCTGGACTTTCGCTCTGGCGATGTTCGTCGGTCTGGCCGGTGCCCGCCTGTCCTGGATCCGCGACGAAGGCGTGGCGATCGCGACGACGGCGATCTTCGTCCTCGGCTCCGGATTCGATTCTCAGCAGCCCCTGCTCGTCGACCGACTCGTCGAACTCGCCCTCGGAGTGGCCGTCGGCCTTGTGGTCAACCTCCTCATGGTCCCGCCGCTGCGTGATCGGCAGGCGGCACGCTACATCGACAGCGTCAACCGGCAGATGGGCGAAGTGCTCACAGACATGTCGGACCAGTTCTCCCGCTCCTGGGGCTCGGATGCCGCCCAGGAGTGGTTTGAGCGGACGGAGGCCATGAGCCGAGAGCTCGACTCGGCCTGGCAGACCGTGCGGTTCGCCCGTGAGAGCCGACGCATCAATCCCCGCTCAGCGATCCGTTCCAGGAAACTGCGACGCCGACTAGACTCAGCCGACTCCGCGGAGAGGGAAAGCTACGAGAGCATCCTGTTCAGAGCCGACGAAGGCATCTCCCACCTGCGGAACCTCGCCCGCACCCTCCGTGAGGCCTCCTCGTCCGAAAGGGAATGGAACACCTGGTTCCGCGACGAGTGGGCGTCGATCGTCGCCGATGCCGGACGGTCCATCGCCGATCCCGATGCCGACGTCGAACCGATCTTCGACCGTCTCCAACAGCTGTCGACCGACATCTCCCAGGATCGGTCGCTTCCGGAGACCACGTGGCCGATCTACGGCTCACTCATCACGAGCCTGCGCCATATCGTCGTCATCGTCGACGATGTCGCCTCGGCGCGCAGCGCCCGGGAATCCGATTGA
- a CDS encoding Dps family protein: protein MTDTVPVPEPHGSESTRRENAEKGFVAPESLTKNLQNVLVDFIALSLVAKQAHWNIVGTNFRDLHLNLDEVTSVARSGSDALAERMRALHGSPDGRPAVIAAQTDLATFPAGEITTHDAIDHVVRAIETTVGSMRRCHDEVDSADPTTADMFHEYIAQLEQQAWFISAETRTPN, encoded by the coding sequence ATGACAGACACAGTCCCCGTTCCCGAACCGCACGGATCCGAGAGCACCCGGAGGGAGAATGCCGAGAAGGGATTCGTCGCACCCGAGTCGCTGACGAAGAACCTGCAGAACGTCCTCGTCGACTTCATCGCTCTCAGCCTGGTCGCCAAACAGGCACACTGGAACATCGTGGGCACGAACTTCCGAGATCTCCATCTCAACCTCGACGAGGTGACGTCGGTCGCCCGCAGCGGCAGCGACGCCCTCGCCGAGCGGATGAGGGCGCTGCACGGTTCGCCCGACGGACGGCCCGCGGTCATCGCCGCGCAGACCGATCTGGCGACGTTCCCGGCCGGAGAGATCACCACCCACGATGCGATCGACCACGTCGTCAGGGCGATCGAGACCACCGTCGGCAGCATGCGCAGATGCCACGACGAAGTCGACTCCGCCGACCCGACGACCGCCGATATGTTCCACGAATACATCGCCCAGCTCGAGCAGCAGGCCTGGTTCATCAGCGCAGAGACCCGCACACCGAACTGA
- the ku gene encoding non-homologous end joining protein Ku produces MRAIWTGSIAFGLVNVPVKLYSATENHDVRMHQVHKKDGGRIRNQHRCEECGKTVEYDDIDKAFDDGEHRVVLTSEDFEALPAEDNDDIDVLQFVPSDEIDPIMLEKAYFLEPTSKTPKAYLLLRQTLEDTERTAIVKLTLRTRTRLAVLRVCGKVLMIQTLRWADEIRDVDFKGVNSKAKISDKELEMSNKLVESYSEDFTPEEFSDDYQVELRRLIDAKIESGESLDVDKTFGEEDTEEDTGGDVIDLMEALRKSVDSSRSSKKGTSGKKSNAKKTSSKKSGTKKSSAAKKRTG; encoded by the coding sequence ATGAGAGCTATCTGGACCGGATCCATCGCCTTCGGCCTCGTGAATGTGCCCGTGAAGCTGTACTCGGCCACGGAGAACCACGACGTGCGAATGCACCAGGTCCACAAGAAGGACGGTGGGCGAATCCGCAACCAGCATCGCTGTGAGGAATGCGGAAAGACCGTCGAGTACGACGACATCGATAAGGCTTTCGACGATGGCGAGCACCGAGTGGTCCTCACAAGTGAGGACTTCGAGGCTCTTCCGGCAGAGGACAACGACGATATCGACGTCCTGCAATTCGTTCCCAGCGATGAGATCGACCCCATCATGCTCGAGAAGGCCTACTTCCTCGAGCCGACGTCGAAGACGCCGAAGGCCTACCTCCTGCTGCGTCAGACTCTCGAGGACACCGAGCGGACCGCGATCGTCAAGCTCACTCTGCGCACCCGCACGCGTCTGGCCGTGCTCCGGGTGTGCGGCAAGGTCCTCATGATCCAGACCCTGCGCTGGGCCGATGAGATCCGTGACGTCGACTTCAAGGGCGTGAACTCGAAGGCGAAGATCTCGGACAAGGAGCTCGAGATGTCGAACAAGCTCGTCGAGTCGTATTCCGAGGACTTCACCCCCGAAGAGTTCAGCGACGACTACCAGGTCGAACTGCGCAGACTCATCGACGCGAAGATCGAATCCGGCGAGAGCCTCGACGTCGACAAGACCTTCGGCGAAGAAGACACGGAGGAGGACACCGGAGGCGATGTCATCGACCTCATGGAGGCGCTGCGGAAGTCCGTGGACAGTTCTCGGTCGTCGAAGAAGGGGACGTCGGGCAAGAAGTCGAATGCGAAGAAGACCTCGTCGAAGAAATCGGGGACGAAGAAGTCGTCCGCCGCGAAGAAACGCACCGGTTGA
- a CDS encoding DUF6480 family protein, which produces MSSPDDEQPRPNTDRHGTGNPNLDPQPAGDPDLEEGGSVRPGATPPDSHSATASPPHPPAARPPKTKWVIVGIGCVLAIIVFFFVAYIVGIFG; this is translated from the coding sequence ATGAGTTCACCCGATGACGAACAGCCGAGGCCGAACACCGACCGGCACGGCACCGGCAACCCCAATCTCGATCCGCAGCCGGCCGGCGATCCCGACCTCGAGGAGGGCGGCAGCGTCCGACCGGGCGCCACTCCTCCGGATTCGCATTCGGCGACCGCTTCACCGCCCCACCCTCCGGCGGCGCGACCGCCGAAGACGAAGTGGGTGATCGTCGGAATCGGCTGCGTGCTGGCGATCATCGTGTTCTTCTTCGTCGCCTATATCGTCGGCATCTTCGGCTGA